The region TATATAGATAATTTATCATATAATAATTCTAGTATATTCTTGGGACTGGCGTTCAATGGAAGATCATTTAATAGTCATTTAAGTATGATGCCCTACCTCGTGCCTTTGTCCGCCTCATGCGACGCATGCCACAGGAATGCCGACAGCATATTTGCAGCTGAAAATACTGTGGTCGGTGGCCGGACTgccagcagaacagcagaacCGAACATAGCCGCATAGATTCTTGTGAGTACTCCCATATTATCGCACAAAGGACTTCACTTGCAAACGCCAACCGCAGTCGAGAGGAGATGGCAGGGAGATCAGGGCCCAAGAAATATTactgtgcaaatatttgtatcgCATACTTTGGGGCGCACACGAAAGTATCTCTCTCTTGGAACGAGGGGGATGCAAATGCATCCGGCGGGTTATACACAGCTTTTTCTTGATGGAAAacccaaaacgaaaacgagatAAGCACTAGGGCTCTCCGTACAAAAGCCGCGTATCAGCGCTAGACGGAATCCAGTTATCAGCATCATGTCGCGGCGAATAGAGATGCTGCTTCTACTTCTCATCGTGGCCCTCTGGCTGGGTCGCAGTGGGGCGTACAGTGTGCCCAAGGCCACCGTCAAGGTCAACTCGCCAAAGGGCTTCGAGGTCTCCATTCCGGACGAGCCTGGAATCACCCTCTTCGCCTTCCACGGAAAGCTCAACGAGGAGATGGACGATCTCTCGGATCAGACCTGGGCCACCGACATCGTCACAGCACGCAACGGACGCTGGACGTACCGCAACCGCAGCCACAAACTGCAGCAAGGAGATGTGCTCTACTACTGGACGACGGCGCGGTACCATGGCGTGGACTACCACAACTACAACCAACGGTATGTGGTCGGAGGAGGTCAAGGAGCGAACACGCAGCGCATCGATGCGCGAGGTTCAGGCGGTGGCCATCAGCCGATTGTAGTCAATGGCCAGCCGACTATCAATATATATGtggcataaattaaataaaaaaaagcgaaTATAGTGTTTTGTTATTCAAAGAACttataaatgtattttcagTGATAGATTCAGATGAAGATTTAAAGAGGTTCTTAGAGATTTAATTGATGCGATGCCTCTCTCAGAGACTTACACTTGGCACAATAATATAACAATATCCTTCTATTTCTCTATTTATGGATAGTATATGCTGGATTCTGTTTGGCGGATGTCATTGGCGCGCGTCAAACGCGTTACGCCGTtgcattgttttattttcataccGTTTTCATCTCaaatggccataaatcaaAGAAGCACTTTGTCACAGATATAGAAGCAAGTATCCGGATCGTATAAATCATTTTGGAATCCTACCCCCctctgcactccactccagacATGTGTCACCCAAAAAAgtgccacaaaaacacaaacagcacCAAAGAAACTATTCCCAAAGATGCGTATCGTATCGCATCTTTTCTCCTCCTACAAACTTCATAAAGGGTTACTTCTGGGCACAATTACGTTCTCTTGAGACCACAACGCAAAGACCAGATATGAGTTAAAGTTTTGGAACAACACCTACATTTCTTCAGACTATAGTTCTATAGGATATGGGTGGTAGGTGGTAGTTtcttcatatgtacatatgtatgctccAAACTGTTCCAAAATTATCCAAAAAACCATTGTCTAGGTTTTTTACGATTAAGGAGCATTAAGGCTGTTCTAAGGATACTCTCTGAAGCGCTTCTGTTGGGGCCTGCTTCGTGTTACATCTCTGCCTTCGCATTGCTTTTGACCTGAGCCGCTGACCGCTTTCAACGCCTGAACGTCGAGATTAAACAGAACTTCTGTAGGAATATTAAACAATGTTCTTG is a window of Drosophila pseudoobscura strain MV-25-SWS-2005 chromosome 3, UCI_Dpse_MV25, whole genome shotgun sequence DNA encoding:
- the GNBP-like3 gene encoding gram-negative bacteria-binding protein 3, whose amino-acid sequence is MSRRIEMLLLLLIVALWLGRSGAYSVPKATVKVNSPKGFEVSIPDEPGITLFAFHGKLNEEMDDLSDQTWATDIVTARNGRWTYRNRSHKLQQGDVLYYWTTARYHGVDYHNYNQRYVVGGGQGANTQRIDARGSGGGHQPIVVNGQPTINIYVA